Proteins encoded by one window of Bubalus bubalis isolate 160015118507 breed Murrah chromosome 4, NDDB_SH_1, whole genome shotgun sequence:
- the NABP2 gene encoding SOSS complex subunit B1 isoform X2, producing MTTETFVKDIKPGLKNLNLIFIVLETGRVTKTKDGHEVRTCKVADKTGSINISVWDDVGNLIQPGDIIRLTKGFCMVYSEVPNFSEPNPEYSTQQAPSKTVQNDSGPAAPQPPTGPPATSPASESQNGNGLSAPPGPGGGPHPPHTPSHPPSTRITRSQPNHTAAGPPGPSSNPVSNGKETRRSSKR from the exons ATGACGACGGAGACCTTCGTGAAGGATATCAAGCCCGGGCTCAAGAATCTGAACCTCATCTTCATTGTGCTGGAGACAG GCCGAGTGACCAAGACAAAGGACGGGCACGAGGTTCGGACCTGCAAAGTGGCGGACAAAACTGGCAGCATCAATATCTCTGTCTGGGATGACGTGGGCAACCTGATCCAGCCTGGGGATATTATCCGGCTCACCAAAGG ATTCTGTATGGTTTATTCTGAGGTTCCTAACTTCAGTGAGCCAAACCCCGAATACAGCACCCAGCAGGCACCCAGCAAGACG GTGCAGAACGACAGTGGCCCTGCGGCTCCCCAGCCTCCCACTGGACCCCCTGCTACTTCTCCAG CCTCTGAGAGCCAGAACGGGAATGGACTGAGCGCCCCACCAGGTCCTGGTGGTGGCCCGCACCCGCCTcacactccctcccacccccccagcACCCGAATTACCCGAAGCCAGCCCAACCACACAGCTGCCGGCCCCCCCGGCCCCTCCAGCAACCCTGTCAGTAACGGCAAAGAAACCCGGAGGAGCAGCAAGAGATAG
- the SLC39A5 gene encoding zinc transporter ZIP5, whose amino-acid sequence MGPPMSHLLAGLCVWVALGQVEGSAPYLGPAEQEQNHYLAQLFGLYGENGTLTAGGLARLLHSLGLGRVQALRLGHHGPPAGRGAPPAGDNSTHRPQDPELSVDVWTGLPLDPSGWGDLAETEAPGPPHGPGPSGLGLFHRLLLLDHSLADHLNEDCLNGSQLLVNFGLSPAAPLTPRQFALLCPALLYQIDSRVCIRAPAPTPSGDLLSALIHSTLAVLLLSLPAPLSLLLLRLLGPRLLRPLLGFLGAVAVGTLCGDALLHLLPHAQGGQHAGAGGQPEEDLGPGLSVLGGLFLLFILENVLGLLRRRGRKPRCCGQKRKDLRTPNLDLEDGGGVALQPLQAAPEPGAQSPREQDSQPPAVPAPPGHQGHSHGYKGGGGTNITWMVLLGDGLHNLTDGLAIGAAFSDGFSSGLSTTVAVFCHELPHELGDFAMLLQAGLPFRQLLLLSLVSGVLGLGGAALGVGLSLGPVPLTPWVFGVTAGVFLYVALVDMLPALLRPPEPLPPLHVLLQGLGLLLGGALMLTIALLEEQLWPLVSDD is encoded by the exons ATGGGGCCCCCAATGAGTCATCTGCTGGCTGGCCTGTGTGTGTGGGTGGCCTTGGGCCAGGTGGAGGGCTCAGCCCCCTACCTGGGCCCTGCTGAGCAGGAACAGAACCATTACCTCGCCCAGCTGTTTGGTCTGTATGGGGAGAATGGGACGCTGACCGCAGGGGGcctagccaggctcctccacagCCTGGGACTAGGCCGAGTTCAGGCCCTTCGCCTGGGACACCATGGGCCTCCTGCTGGTCGGGGTGCACCCCCAGCGGGAGACAATTCCACACACAG GCCACAGGATCCCGAGCTGAGTGTGGATGTCTGGACAGGGCTGCCTCTGGACCCCTCGGGGTGGGGTGACCTGGCGGAGACAGAGGCCCCAGGACCACCCCACGGGCCAGGCCCCTCGGGCCTGGGCCTCTTTCACAGGCTTCTGCTGCTGGACCATTCACTGGCTGACCATCTGAATGAGGAT TGTCTGAATGGCTCCCAGCTGCTGGTCAATTTTGGCTTGAGCCCTGCTGCTCCTCTCACTCCTCGTCAGTTTGCTCTGCTGTGTCCAGCCCTGCTTTATCAGATTGACAGCCGTGTCTGCATCCGGGCCCCAGCTCCGACCCCCTCAGGGGATCTACTATCTG CCCTGATTCATAGCACCCTGGCAGTCCTGCTGCTCAGCCTGCCTGCGcccctctccctgctgctgctgcggctccTGGGACCTCGTCTGCTGCGGCCCCTGCTGGGCTTCCTGGGGGCCGTGGCTGTGGGCACTCTTTGTGGGGATGCGCTGCTGCACCTGCTGCCGCAC GCACAAGGAGGGCAGCACGCTGGAGCTGGCGGGCAGCCAGAGGAGGACCTGGGCCCAGGACTTTCGGTGCTTGGAGGTCTCTTCCTGCTCTTCATCCTGGAGAATGTGCTAGGGCTCTTGCGGCGTCGAGGGCGCAAGCCA AGATGCTGCGGGCAGAAAAGAAAGGACCTCAGAACTCCAAACCTGGACCTGGAGGATGGCGGTGGGGTGGCCCTTCAGCCACTGCAGGCAGCTCCAG AGCCAGGGGCTCAGAGCCCAAGGGAGCAGGACAGCCAGCCCCCAGCAGTCCCAGCCCCTCCTGGGCACCAAGGCCACAGTCACGGGTACAAGGGTGGTGGTGGCACCAACATCACATGGATGGTCCTCCTGGGAGACGGTCTGCACAACCTCACTGATGGGCTGGCCATAG gggcTGCCTTCTCTGATGGCTTCTCCAGTGGCCTCAGCACCACTGTAGCAGTTTTCTGCCACGAGCTGCCCCACGAACTGG GTGACTTCGCCATGCTGCTCCAGGCTGGGCTGCCCTTCCGGCAGCTGCTCCTGCTGAGCCTGGTGTCTGGAGTCCTGGGGCTGGGGGGCgcagccctgggggtggggctcaGCCTGGGCCCTGTCCCCCTCACTCCCTGGGTGTTTGGGGTCACTGCTGGGGTCTTCCTCTATGTGGCCCTCGTGGAcatg CTCCCAGCCCTGCTTCGTCCTCCTGAGCCTCTCCCCCCACTCCACGTGCTGCTGCAGGGGTTGGGGCTGCTGCTGGGGGGTGCCCTCATGCTCACCATAGCCCTGCTGGAGGAGCAGTTGTGGCCCCTTGTCTCTGATGACTGA
- the NABP2 gene encoding SOSS complex subunit B1 isoform X1: MTTETFVKDIKPGLKNLNLIFIVLETGRVTKTKDGHEVRTCKVADKTGSINISVWDDVGNLIQPGDIIRLTKGYASVFKGCLTLYTGRGGDLQKIGEFCMVYSEVPNFSEPNPEYSTQQAPSKTVQNDSGPAAPQPPTGPPATSPASESQNGNGLSAPPGPGGGPHPPHTPSHPPSTRITRSQPNHTAAGPPGPSSNPVSNGKETRRSSKR, from the exons ATGACGACGGAGACCTTCGTGAAGGATATCAAGCCCGGGCTCAAGAATCTGAACCTCATCTTCATTGTGCTGGAGACAG GCCGAGTGACCAAGACAAAGGACGGGCACGAGGTTCGGACCTGCAAAGTGGCGGACAAAACTGGCAGCATCAATATCTCTGTCTGGGATGACGTGGGCAACCTGATCCAGCCTGGGGATATTATCCGGCTCACCAAAGG GTATGCGTCAGTGTTCAAAGGTTGTCTGACATTGTACACTGGCCGTGGGGGTGATCTTCAGAAGATTGGAGA ATTCTGTATGGTTTATTCTGAGGTTCCTAACTTCAGTGAGCCAAACCCCGAATACAGCACCCAGCAGGCACCCAGCAAGACG GTGCAGAACGACAGTGGCCCTGCGGCTCCCCAGCCTCCCACTGGACCCCCTGCTACTTCTCCAG CCTCTGAGAGCCAGAACGGGAATGGACTGAGCGCCCCACCAGGTCCTGGTGGTGGCCCGCACCCGCCTcacactccctcccacccccccagcACCCGAATTACCCGAAGCCAGCCCAACCACACAGCTGCCGGCCCCCCCGGCCCCTCCAGCAACCCTGTCAGTAACGGCAAAGAAACCCGGAGGAGCAGCAAGAGATAG